The Stieleria maiorica genome includes the window GCGGGGCGTCGATCCAGCCCAACACCAACCTCAGCCGACTCGCCTCGCAACTGAACCTCGGCGGGCTGCCCGTTCGGCAGGATGGCGACCGGATTCGGATCGCGATCCCCAGCGACCAGCTGTTCGCTCCGGGGACGGCCCAGTTGATTCAGCAATCCGCGCAGGTGCTCGACCCGGTCGCCGCACAACTGCGCAGTCTGTTCCCGCGTCAACGGATCGGGATCGAAGGCTACACCGACAACGCCCAAGCGATGAACGGCGGCGCCGCGGCCAGTCACCAACTCGCCTCGGCACAGGCCTCCGCCGTCTTGGACATGCTGACCCGCCGCGCCGGCATGCCGCTGGGACAGTTCTTTATCGTCGCTCAAGGCGCCAACCGTCCCCTGCAACCCAACGCCTCGGCGGCCGGTCGGGCGGCCAACCGACGCATCGAACTGGTCATCTACCCGGAAACTTTTTAGTCAAGTTTCAAGTTGGAACCTGGAACTCCCAACTCCCAACTCCCTACTCCGGCGGGAGATCGGCGGAGATGTCGAAGCGACGCCAGCACCAGGCGGTCACCATCATCGCACCGACCGCCAAACTCCACGTGGCCGCGACGGCGCCGGTGACGTACACGGGAACCGACAACGGATCGCTAAACAGCGATTGGCAGATCGAAACCCAAACCAACAACGCTCCGACCGCAGCGGCAATCAGCGTCGCCTTGCCCAGAAACATCACGTTGGCTCGCACCACCATGCCGAACCCCTGGGCGTGTTCGTGGTGCGGGTAGGCCAGAAACAATGCGTTTTCGGTCGCGAATGTAAACACCGCCAGCGCCGATAACATGCCGCCCCAGCCGATCAGTTGTGGCCAGCCA containing:
- a CDS encoding OmpA/MotB family protein, with product MIRAVRDRRTGRRFSGLCIALAVLAVAGCNQNPYLAGPTTYPPTSVGPSISQQGINPNDSRLAELTRRVQLLDDNNRQLHTQLAQSEQQAQVYREELDLVRKQLADTNQQLESASIAAREAENKVRGFQASTQMRGGASIQPNTNLSRLASQLNLGGLPVRQDGDRIRIAIPSDQLFAPGTAQLIQQSAQVLDPVAAQLRSLFPRQRIGIEGYTDNAQAMNGGAAASHQLASAQASAVLDMLTRRAGMPLGQFFIVAQGANRPLQPNASAAGRAANRRIELVIYPETF